The following are from one region of the Fusarium keratoplasticum isolate Fu6.1 chromosome 4, whole genome shotgun sequence genome:
- a CDS encoding Peptidyl-prolyl cis-trans isomerase, whose amino-acid sequence MSDTGLPPSWEVRISNSKNLPYYFNSTDKVSRWEPPAGTDTEKLKHYMATHHSAGSRPAAAPGVPEGKIRAAHLLVKHRDSRRPSSWREAEITRSKEDAYQIIQAHEDKIKSGSITLGELALTESDCSSARKRGDLGYFGKGDMQKEFEDAAFGLQPGQMSGVVETASGLHLIERLE is encoded by the exons ATG TCTGATACCGGTCTCCCCCCCAGCTGGGAGGTGCGAAtctccaactccaagaacCTCCCCTACTACTTCAACTCGACCGACAAGGTCTCCCGATGGGAGCCCCCCGCCGGCACCGACaccgagaagctcaagcacTACATGGCCACTCACCACAGCGCCGGCTCTCGacccgccgccgcccctgGCGTCCCCGAGGGCAAGATCCGCGCAGCCCATCTCCTGGTCAAGCACCGCGACAGCCGACGACCGAGCAGCTGGCGAGAG GCTGAAATCACCCGCTCCAAGGAGGACGCCTACCAAATCATCCAGGCCcacgaggacaagatcaagtcggGCAGCATCACCCTCGGCGAGCTCGCCCTCACCGAGTCTGATTGCTCCTCGGCGCGCAAGCGAGGCGACCTCGGCTACTTTGGCAAGGGAGACATGCAGAAGGAGTTTGAGGATGCCGCCTTTGGCCTCCAGCCTGGCCAGATGAGCGGTGTTGTGGAGACTGCTAGTGGTCTGCACTTGATCGAGCG CCTGGagtaa
- a CDS encoding MFS domain-containing protein — protein MTGLTETSDNPIPITSADSVTKIEAGDELSHMENQKNVPPEFIFDRQAERRLRNKIDLTIMPIICLMYLFCFIDRANIGNARIAGMDVDLGMKGFDYNVTLSMFYVSYIVFELPSNIVCKLLGPGWFLPALTVLFGACSIGSGFVKTVPQMMGVRFLLGIFEAGMLPGIAYYLSRWYRRSELTFRLGLYLVAGPLAGAFGALLASAILRLDHFGSVDSWRMIFVIEGIITVGLGLIGFVTMTDRPGTARWLTEAEKQLSEDRVRSERVGQVKVLDKMDKKKLILGIWNPVVISTSWIFLFCNVTVQGLGFFLPTIVRTIYTDYTVIKQQLYTVPPYAVGSVVTLLLPLISWRFDRRQLIMILSTPLGIAGYIIFLSTANQSARYGATFLVASSVFSLGALTNSQVSANVVSDTARSSAIGLNVMLGNIGGLISTWSFLPFDGPNYPIGNGLNLATQVGTLVLATLTLLWMNRDNKRRERVESEELERMQGMSAEEQEDLDWKHPSFRWRP, from the exons ATGACAGGCCTTACTGAAACCAGCGACAACCCCATCCCAATCACGAGCGCCGATTCGGTCACCAAGATCGAAGCCGGTGACGAATTGAGCCACATGGAGAACCAAAA AAATGTTCCTCCCGAGTTTATCTTTGATCGTCAGGCTGAACGTCGTTTGCGCAACAAGATCGACTTGACGATTATGCCCATCATCTGTCTTATGTATCTCTTCTGCTTTATCGACCGTGCTAATATCG GCAACGCTCGGATTGCTGGCATGGATGTCGATCTCGGCATGAAAGGGTTTGACTATAACGTCACCCTATCCATGTTCTATGTCTCTTATATCGTCTTTGAGCTTCCTTCCAACATAGTCTGCAAGCTCCTTGGACCAGGATGGTTTCTGCCTGCCCTCACCGTGCTGTTTGGGGCCTGCTCTATCGGCTCTGGCTTTGTCAAGACAGTCCCTCAGATGATGGGAGTGCGGTTTCTACTCGGCATATTTGAGGCTGGAATGCTTCCGGGAATTGCATATTACCTCTCTCGATGGTACCGCCGCTCTGAACTCACGTTTCGGCTGGGACTGTACCTCGTTGCGGGACCCCTGGCCGGTGCTTTTGGAGCTCTCCTCGCCTCAGCCATCCTCCGACTCGACCATTTCGGAAGTGTCGATAGTTGGCGTATGATCTTTGTCATTGAGGGAATCATCACAGTCGGACTCGGATTGATCGGCTTTGTCACCATGACAGACCGACCGGGTACAGCACGCTGGCTCACAGAAGCAGAGAAGCAACTCTCTGAGGATCGTGTTCGGTCGGAGCGTGTCGGGCAGGTCAAAGTGCTCGacaagatggacaagaagaagctcatccTGGGGATCTGGAACCCCGTTGTCATTAGCACGTCTTGGATCTTTCTCTTTTGCAACGTCACGGTACAAGGGCTGGGCTTCTTCCTGCCGACAATTGTGAGGACGATTTACACGGATTATACGGTCATCAAGCAACAGCTCTACACGGTACCACCCTATGCAGTAGGATCAGTTGTTACGCTGTTGCTGCCACTGATAAGCTGGCGGTTTGATAGACGACAGTTGATCATGATCCTCTCAACGCCGCTGGGCATCGCTGGATACATTATCTTCTTGTCAACAGCCAACCAGTCAGCACGTTACGGCGCAACCTTTTTGGTGGCATCATCCGTGTTTTCCCTGGGGGCTctcaccaacagccaagtCTCGGCAAACGTGGTGTCGGACACGGCCCGATCCTCTGCCATCGGCTTAAACGTGATGCTCGGCAACATTGGGGGTCTGATCTCGACTTGGTCGTTTTTGCCCTTTGATGGGCCCAATTATCCTATCGGCAATGGGTTGAACTTGGCTACTCAGGTGGGAACTCTGGTCTTGGCGACGCTGACGCTGTTGTGGATGAATCGGGACAAtaagaggagggagagggttGAAAGTGAGGAGTTGGAGAGGATGCAGGGCATGTCAgcggaggagcaggaggatcTAGATTGGAAGCACCCGTCATTTCGATGGAGGCCCTAG